AAATCAACGATTAAATGAGCATTGGCAGCGCCTAACTAGCACCACCAACCCTACCATACTTAGCCACCAACGTTTGGGTGCCATATCACTTGAGAATTTAGTGGTGATAACTCGTACCTAACCGAAAAAATCTCATATTCAACTGTTAAGTTGGAAACATCTTGGCAATTAGCAAGTATAAATGCAACATTAAAGTTGAAAGCATATAGTTGAAAACTCATTTTGTAGCAATGGCTATGAATTGATGATAAAGTCGTCCAACTACGATGGTGATGCGGCATGAAAACCATGACGTGGTGCAATGAATTGTGATTGTATCCCATCCACGCAACTTTTCATTCTATTTCGCGAGAGGAGGATTCCCCACACAAATCCACCGTTGGATCGTGCAATGAACGCCTCGAAACCTGTGTTCATGGAGAATGAAGAGATCCATACTTCTTTGAGATCCACGCAGAGCACGAACAATGTCCAAGTGCCCGTCCCCCTGCTTCAACTTCCTGTTATTTTTAAGCCCGTAACAGGAGAATCGTTCTATCGTATATATTTTGgatcatttaacaaaaaattatcatatcatctattattaaaaaaaaatctccccATTTAAGTTTGAATATCAAGATAGATGTAATCGATGTGGAACCCATCGATAGATCTTCACCATGGCACTTACAAAACAAGTCTACATCAAGATGGTGTTCTCCAGTACAGACTCTCTGACGCTCAAATTAAAAGATGAAGAACGATGAAAAGAGAAAACGAAAATTCAATTGCGTATCTTGGAGAGTCCTAGATCCATTAATTTATAGGAAAAAAATTTGAGACGGATCCGTCCCAGAATCCTAACAATTTTTGAATTTGTCGCATTGATAGATTTTCTTTTTACGAAAGATTTACTCGTAAAAAAATCTTACATTATTTGAACTTTCGTAATTGGAAGAAAGATGAATTTATTAGTGAAAAAAATAGATCGGCTATAGACGACCTACTATCGATCTAATAGGTCGTCTAGATCGAGACACTGGAATCTGCAAAGCGGATATTTATTTTCTTCCTTATCGAAGTAAGTCGGCAAAATGAAATAGATCATCCTTTGAGATGAAATGGAATTaggctgaaaaataaaaattgatacaaaaaaataaaaattgctgCTAACCCAACCGGTCATATTAGGCAATCACCACATCTACGGTAGTTCGACTTTGACTAATTTGGTGGTGATGGGATTGTTAGGCCGAGGCCGAGGTCCGGATATACAACAGTTGagctgaaaattttgaatgaaaaaaaacttACTTTAATCATTAGTTTACAATATTTGCTCGttcgaagggaaaaaaaaaaaaaaaagattagtctAAGATATACTTGGTAGAACCAAATATGCTTATTTTTCAATTACAAAACACCAATACGATTGCTTCACAGAACCATTGGCAGATACAATTTATAATCCATGACTTATTTAAAAACAGCAGCCATTCATCATATCCTAAAACACGCGCATGCGCACACAAAGACCGAGATGAAGAGAAACAACCAAACCAAACCAAACACATTCTTGATGAGCCAGGGAACAAAGCCCACCTAAAAAGACCGAAGCTTTAATTTGTTCGGTTCTGTGCTCAAGCGCGGCCGGACCGGAGCCCGGTCGGGCCAGGCTTAGAAAGCGGAACCCGTGCTGCTCCCGTGACCGCCGGAGTGGTGGTGCCCGGTCACCACCCCGGTCTGTCCACTGGGATAGCCCGCGACGCTGCCGGCGGCAGAGGCGCGGACCTGGTCCCTGACGGCCGCGTTCTCCTCCTTGGCGGCTTGCTTCTCGGCCTCCGCCTCCTCGATTCTCTCATTCTTCCGCTGCTCCGCCGCCCCCTTCTCTGCAGGATCGCGCGTCTTCATCTTCTCCATCTGGTTCCCAGCAACAAGAGCCGGTCAACATAGTTAAGTCAAGGAAAATATCTCTCGGTCCAACGTTCACAATCAATAATAACAATACATAATGACAGCAAAATAATAGCGTCATACCACAAATCACCGCTCATAGATTATACATATGATGTCTTATTTTCATATCATCCCCCGAGCTTTCAGGAAATTTTCTATATATAAAAAACAAGATTTTATGCTCTAAACACTGAAAAGAACTAGTAACGACCATTTACTGTTAGTTAGTGATTGCAATGACATAGCAACCGAACACTGTAACCATTTAAATGTCCTTGGTGTACTTGTGACAGGATGGAACCACTAAACTGGGAAGAGGTGTTTGAGGGCCGTCCATCTCATCCATGGAAGCTGTTAGAATGTGGGGACCGATTCGGTTCACATCATGAGATGTTAGAGAATCCATGCAACAACAATATTAGAGCTTGCCACCCGAAGATCAAACGGCAAGCTGGTGCCCACAGGATATCATCACCTAAGGTGATGATAAGCAAAGTCTAACACATACCCCACGTCTACACCGGAACAAAACGAGGAGCAAGAGCGGACGTGTGTGACTGACCTTTTCCTCGACTGTGGCCTTGGTCTTCTCCATGCCAGCCTTGGCGGAGGCGGCGACGTTGCCCACCTTCTCCTTTGTGGCCGCCATGGCGCTCTTCCCGGTTTGCATCACGGGTTGCATCTTTATGTCCGTTCCTCGTTTCTTTTATCACTGATCGACAGAACAATCGGTGAGGATTACTTCTGCAATGGCCAGTCTATATATAAGCGAGGGGGGGATACGTCGTGCCGCGACGTGGTAAAGAAGCTATCAGACAGGTGGAAAAAGCAAGAACCACGTAGCACGGGAAAAGGGCTACGTGGCGGATAAACCATCTAGTTGGGCGGTGCAGTGATCGAGAGAGGTTTATCTTGCCGTAGTCGGAGACGTTGAGGTGGCTTGCCGGAGATTAGGGATACGTGGATGGTAAGGAGCCCAATTACTTCGATTTGAATGGAAACGTTTCGGGTTCTTCCAACTTGCAATGCATGTTTTTTAGATAATGATCAACCTTGATTAACCTAATAAAGAACGCCAGCTATTTGCGATACTGTACTAAAATTTCTGCACAAAATCACTTGATAATTTGAAATCATGATGTCTTGATGTCACTGTGATTGTATTGTACCCGCCAGAAGAATGGACCAAAAGTCATTTATAAGGCCGATCAATTAATCTTTCTGCTCTTTCAGCAAGAAGAaacattaatgatctaaaaaaaatGGTGCTCGTTATCCTTGCAATCGTGATAAGTCCTGTATTTGAATCTTATTTGAAGCAAGGTATCATCATATACCATCCAACGAACTTTTAGAGCATATTTCGCAGGGATGAGTTGGACTATAAAGTGGAAATTAACGGGAATGAGTGGTTCTCATTTCAGCCATTTAGTTTGGAAAAATTTTCACTTCCATTCGgatttaagagaaaaaattggaatggTTCAATATTCTAAAATctaatctttatttttctttaatatttaaatttcattccaattctaattttgatttcgaTCACCAACCAAATACATCAGAGAGAATATGATCATTTGGATTCCATTCTAATTCATTCCAAttcatttcgattttgattccaaTTTCAATTTTTGTCGTGAACCATATGCACCTTAATGTTATAGTAAAAATTTCCACTGCTCTGTACGTGTATTTGTTGCTTTCTTTACCATACATATGCATTCTCAAAAGTATTTCGTAGTATTGCACTCATATCACAAGTGTATAATTCTTATCATTTGACAACTTTGGGTATCTTAAGTATAGGGATGGTAATTTTTTCTGATCCAGTGGGTATCCAATCCAACCCGAATGAAATGGAGTGAATTTTATCTAATCCGATTAAGAGGTGGGGCGGGTAtgcattttagaaaaaaatatctaaagcaGATTTAGATTAGGTACGGATAATGGCGTGCTCCATCCCGAATccgttttgataatattttttatttaaataaatttaaatctatctctttctctctctcgtttACATCAAACCCCCctcccaccctctctctctctcgtttacATCCCCCCACCCCCCACCCGATGAACGGCCACCCTACTATCCAAGTGGTGCTGCACCGCTATAGTGGCCCGACAGGTCCCCACTCTCcgcacccctctctctctctcttatttacATCAACCCCCCATCCTATCTTGGTGACCCAGCCACCCTACTGCAAGAATATgttgtattagcgatggctattagTGATAGTAAATCATCGTCACTAATAGCCATATTTATCGATAAATAATTACGATCGAAAAAAATTATCGTTAAAAGATCGAGATCTATTAGCGATAGCTTTGTCATCACtataaatcttaaattttaaatatttattagtTAATAACGATGATTTTAGCTATGCAAGTTTGCCGTTACTAATGTAGAGCCCTAAAAACCTTTCCTTTCCTGATCGATTTTTTTTCGTTGCTCCCCCGCATCCCCCACTCTTCCCCCACCTTTGGTCCCCCTTTTTTCATCATCACTTGTCGGAACCATGCCAGAGCCACCATCCCTACACCGGATCCACCATCCCCATACCGGATCTGCCATCCCTCATGTCGGATCTGCTATCCCCGCACCCCCGCCTCCCCTATTCTTCCCCTGCTGCACCATCAGAAGCTTGTCGGAGCCCTTGTCCGCGTGCCGTCATCCCTATGCTGAATCCACTATCGTCGCATCGGATCCACCTCCTATATGGAACAGCCCAAGTGCTTCCTCCACAGGATATACAAGCTTCACTAGGAAAGAGAATACAAGCACAAGAAGAGAATACCCACTCTCAACTATCTGTACACAACCTTCTATCAATTAGAAGCTactctcataaaagctctctcaaaatccCCCAAGGAATCCCTCTCACAGGTCTGGTAGTACCAAGATCCTCGACGTCTCTTGATACTTTCTGTGGAGCGAATCGCTATATCATGCCTCTCCACAGCTGCTTTGCTCTGCCCCCGATCTCCTGTCGATGCTCTGCGGGATCTGCTCTGCCCACTGCATGTACTTGGTGCCTGTCGAACTCCTCTCGACTGCTGTTCGAGCCTCCCATGCACTGATGCCTTCGCTCATGATTCTCTGTCGTGCATTGTTGCTGCCTGAGACCCTTCTCGGCTATACCCTCTGGTTCTGTTTCACCATTGGCCTCTTAAAGCCCAAAATCCATGTTCAATCCTGAGTCCAAGGCATAACAAGACTTCTGATAGCACCCCATAACCTCCTGAACTACTGGATCGCACCCGCAAGCCCCCAGCCGCAGTAGGATCGTGCATCTGATAACCCGATCCATGAAAATCTCCAAAGATTGCGAAAAATGCCCTTCGAAATGCcgtcggtccaccatggactgcaTGAAACACCAGAGAAATGGGCGCGCGGTCCACGTGCCTCTCCATAGAatgcgatccatggtggaccgtggTACACCGCATGCTGTTGTGCACTGTGGGCCGCATGCCTGCGCGTCCACTGGGTCGGCCCACGCATGTGCCCACCTGGGTCCGGGCCGCACCCGCATGCTGGGCCGCACTACCGAGCCTGGCTGCACTGTCGCCAGCCTCCGTCGGCCCGTGGGCCATGCCACCATGCCTTGGCCTTCTTTCATGTGTAGTTTCTTTATGTAGACTCCGTTTGGAAtgatcttaggctcgttggactccattcatcatcCTGGACCTCGCTATGAGCTCTTTATAGATCGAATctcaagatatattttttaacatccCACACAAGATCTGCAGTCCCCAAACCCTCACCTCCCTTGTTCTTCCCTTGATGCACCATCGAAGCCTACCAGAGCCTTTGTCTCCACAGCCCAATCCCCATGCCATCATCCCCAGGCCAGATCGATTTGCCATCCTGGCATTGGATCCACCATCCCCCATGCCAGATCCATCATCCTCGGTATCGGATCTACAGTTCACGCATTGGATCCGTCGTCCCCATGCCCTCGCCATCTCCCCTCACCATTCCCTCCTCCCTTgctgagtattagcgatggcggtGTTCATGGAGCCATTGCCAAACGCCGTTCCCTCCTCTTCcactttttatatttatatttaaatttatgatgtttatttaaattaataatgtttgaatttaatttgtgcatgagatcCACATCTCGGCCCTCCCCATTTACAATACTGCTTGGTATTTTGAAATCCCCGAAGTGTGATTTGTCTGGATGCTCTATTGGGGTGGCAGGAGTACTACCTCCGTGGATGCCCTGGCTCAGCCCATCGACATGGGATGCACGATCTGACTGTCTTGGGTGATAGTCCCTAGTGCACGGGTCACACAGTCTGGTCGTCCTGTGGTCGAAGACTGTGTGTGCAGGATGCACGTCCCAGCCATCCCCATTTGTATTGTTGCTTGATACTTTGGAACCATTGTAGTGGGATTTATTTAGATGCCCTACTGGGGTGCTAGGGGGTCACCTTCGTAGTTGCCCCAACTCGGCCCATCAGTATGGGATTCACAACCTGGCTATCTTGGACGGCAATCCTTGGTGTGCAGGGCTCGTAGCCTAGTCGTCTGGTATGCCCCAAGTATGTATGCACGGGATGCACGTCCCGATCTTCTCCGTTTATAATGTTGCTTGATACTTTCGAACACCCTAagttaaaaagttcaaaaatatTGCATTTCATAGAaccatagatccatcttttgattaatgtacatcttctatgatatttatatattataatttttatatagatgaaataattatgtatattgatcaattgattgtcccatatagatagtttgaaaaatataattaattctatagatcattatagtaatcaaacgatatgttgaaggttcaaaaaaaatttcggacagtattttcttttagttctCTTCACACATTTTAAGtcatgtggggagaactaagaaaaaatactgtcaaaaattCTTTCACCCTTTCTTGCATAttgtttgattattgtaattgacttatagaattaatgcaattcttgaatgggataggatcttttatacctattagttgatgttTTATTATATAAGCTAttcgaaatgataaaataatcatttagTAATTACCTTGTATTTGTATATATAGAATCTTTTGATAGTGTACCATAGATTGTAGTTGGATGGATAGTCGAGTAGTCGACGGgatgatttttattgaatatagAGAGGATGAAGAGTACTTTTGTAACTATGCTTTTGGGAATGTGGCACTCTTACTTCAAGCATGGGCTCATTGTCCTTGTAAAGGATGTGGTAATAGAAAAATACTTGATGAGGATACAATGACTGTCTATTTATATAGGAATAGATTTATGTCCAACTACAAGTATTGATATCTATATGGAGAGACGTGGGAGACAGTTGCAAAGATTACAAGTGAGCAAGATAGAGACATAGATAGAATAGTAGACATGATTATGGATGTGGCTGGTCCTGAGTTTAACTGGGATATGGAGAACAATTCAAAAGTTGATAGTGGTGATTTTTATCATATGCTGAGAGATACTAATGAACCACTATGGTCGGAATGTGAAATACATACTATATTATCAGTTGTGTCAAAGTTGTGGAACTTGAAGGTCAAatttaatatga
Above is a genomic segment from Elaeis guineensis isolate ETL-2024a chromosome 1, EG11, whole genome shotgun sequence containing:
- the LOC105061228 gene encoding protein LE25, with the translated sequence MQPVMQTGKSAMAATKEKVGNVAASAKAGMEKTKATVEEKMEKMKTRDPAEKGAAEQRKNERIEEAEAEKQAAKEENAAVRDQVRASAAGSVAGYPSGQTGVVTGHHHSGGHGSSTGSAF